In Halorhabdus tiamatea SARL4B, a genomic segment contains:
- the rdfA gene encoding rod-determining factor RdfA: protein MTEDKDEERRSGGQPRSKVARVIDSYDLGIGDELERRWLATDERGMSLRELATYVNREILEAAIEQSERSVLDVDVESVYERLTSDDVSEGVRTRSRRRLERNGVDVEAVTSDFVTHQAVHTYLRKYRDVEQPEQTDDQRRESAIERIQKLQDRSAAVTQDTVEGLQRVDIVPDGDVDVVVDIQVIYTDSGEQYNVFDLIEGSPT, encoded by the coding sequence ATGACTGAAGACAAAGACGAAGAGCGACGGTCGGGCGGGCAGCCACGGAGCAAGGTTGCCCGGGTCATCGATAGCTATGATCTCGGCATTGGAGACGAACTAGAACGGCGATGGCTCGCTACCGACGAGAGGGGCATGAGTCTGCGCGAATTGGCGACCTACGTCAATCGGGAAATTCTGGAGGCGGCGATCGAACAGAGTGAGAGGAGTGTGCTCGACGTCGACGTCGAGAGCGTCTACGAGCGGTTGACCAGTGACGACGTGAGCGAAGGTGTCCGGACGCGCAGCAGACGTCGCCTCGAGAGAAACGGGGTGGACGTCGAGGCAGTCACGAGCGACTTCGTGACCCACCAGGCAGTACATACGTATCTGCGGAAATACCGGGATGTCGAACAGCCGGAACAGACAGACGACCAGCGTCGCGAGTCCGCGATCGAGCGGATTCAGAAACTCCAGGACCGCTCGGCTGCGGTTACCCAGGACACAGTCGAAGGGTTACAACGGGTGGACATCGTCCCCGACGGTGACGTCGACGTCGTCGTCGATATTCAGGTCATCTATACGGACTCGGGCGAGCAATACAATGTCTTCGATCTCATCGAGGGATCGCCGACGTAA
- a CDS encoding archaea-specific SMC-related protein: MASKQQAEAEATVSVRNIGGIDETTVELQPGVTVLAGRNATNRTSFLQAIMAGLGSRDVAMKRDAESAAVTLSIGGQTYQRQLRRRADHIEFDGDPYLEDPELADLFAFLLASNEARQAVTTEQNLRDVIMRPVDLEEIKTEISRLESEKSDIDEEREAIEARKQTLPELEAEKARLEDEIEETQEALTAKEAEIDAADADVQTQRTEQQQLEAKLDELREARNTLEDVRYDLDTERESVESLKQDRATIEAELEALPETPDDEIDRLDADISQLREQRRRLDSEINSLQSTVRFNEEMLDGERTDVYKAMTEDGHTTEDLLTDNVVCWTCGSTVPREQIEATLAELRNLREDKLETKRELADELDDLKAEKERLEGQRTQRSEYERQLSAIEDELAQREDRIEALQERRTEMETAVKELQAAVEDRESEQFDEILELHQEANELEYELGRLETDLEDVEDDIEAIESRIDEQSELEAERERIADELIDLRTRVETLEKDAVEAFNDHMETVLGVLEYDNLDRIWIERAQREVKEGRQKAIRTFFELHVVRSTPSGTTYEDTVDHLSESEREVTGLVFALAGYLVHEVYETVPFMLLDSLEAIDSARIADLVEYFGEFADYLVVALLEEDADAVEGDHTRIESI; this comes from the coding sequence ATGGCTTCGAAACAACAAGCAGAGGCTGAGGCGACTGTCTCAGTGCGTAACATCGGGGGCATCGACGAAACGACAGTCGAGTTACAACCGGGAGTAACTGTGCTTGCCGGCCGGAACGCGACGAATCGGACGTCCTTCTTGCAGGCGATCATGGCCGGACTCGGGAGTCGAGACGTCGCGATGAAACGGGACGCCGAGAGCGCGGCGGTGACGTTGTCGATCGGCGGCCAGACTTACCAGCGGCAGTTGCGCCGGCGTGCTGACCACATTGAGTTCGACGGCGACCCATATCTCGAGGATCCCGAACTCGCAGACCTCTTTGCCTTCCTGCTCGCCTCCAACGAGGCACGTCAGGCGGTAACGACCGAACAGAATCTCCGGGACGTCATCATGCGACCGGTCGACCTCGAGGAGATCAAAACGGAAATATCCCGACTCGAATCCGAGAAGAGTGACATCGACGAGGAGAGAGAGGCCATCGAAGCACGGAAGCAGACGCTCCCAGAACTCGAAGCCGAGAAGGCACGACTAGAAGACGAGATCGAGGAGACCCAGGAGGCCCTCACGGCGAAGGAGGCGGAGATCGACGCGGCAGACGCGGACGTCCAGACCCAGCGAACGGAACAGCAGCAGCTCGAAGCGAAACTCGACGAATTGCGGGAGGCGCGCAACACCCTCGAAGACGTCCGATACGATCTGGACACCGAACGCGAGAGCGTCGAGTCCCTCAAACAGGATCGCGCGACGATTGAAGCGGAACTCGAGGCTCTGCCGGAGACACCGGACGACGAAATCGATCGCCTCGATGCCGATATCAGTCAGTTGCGCGAACAGCGCCGACGGCTGGACAGCGAGATCAACTCCTTGCAGAGTACCGTCCGGTTCAACGAAGAGATGCTCGACGGCGAGCGGACGGACGTCTACAAGGCGATGACCGAGGACGGACACACCACCGAGGACCTCCTCACCGACAACGTGGTCTGCTGGACGTGTGGGTCGACGGTCCCTCGTGAACAGATCGAGGCGACCCTTGCGGAGCTGCGGAATCTCAGAGAAGACAAACTCGAAACGAAACGGGAACTCGCCGACGAACTCGACGACCTGAAAGCAGAGAAGGAACGGCTGGAGGGACAACGGACACAGCGAAGCGAATACGAACGCCAACTCTCGGCGATCGAAGACGAGTTGGCCCAGCGGGAAGACCGAATCGAAGCGTTACAGGAGCGTCGCACCGAGATGGAAACAGCAGTCAAAGAGCTGCAGGCAGCCGTCGAGGACCGCGAGTCCGAGCAGTTCGACGAGATTCTCGAACTCCATCAGGAGGCCAACGAGCTCGAGTACGAACTCGGCCGCCTGGAGACGGACCTCGAAGACGTCGAAGACGACATCGAGGCGATCGAGTCCCGGATCGACGAACAGTCCGAGCTGGAAGCCGAACGCGAGCGCATCGCCGACGAACTCATCGACCTCCGAACGCGGGTCGAAACACTCGAGAAAGACGCCGTCGAGGCGTTCAACGACCACATGGAGACGGTGCTGGGCGTCCTCGAATACGACAACTTAGATCGGATCTGGATCGAGCGAGCCCAACGAGAAGTAAAAGAGGGACGCCAGAAAGCGATCAGGACGTTCTTCGAATTGCACGTCGTCCGGTCGACGCCCTCGGGGACGACCTACGAGGACACGGTCGACCACTTGAGCGAGTCCGAGCGCGAAGTGACCGGACTGGTGTTCGCGCTGGCCGGGTATCTGGTCCACGAAGTCTACGAGACCGTGCCGTTCATGCTGCTGGATTCCCTGGAAGCGATCGACTCCGCCCGGATCGCCGATCTCGTCGAGTACTTCGGCGAGTTCGCCGACTACCTCGTCGTCGCCTTGCTTGAGGAAGACGCCGACGCCGTCGAGGGTGACCACACCCGGATCGAGTCGATATAG
- a CDS encoding carbohydrate kinase family protein produces MASIVTVGSAVIDRVYVLSNLPEPDGGAFVTDYEERAGGVAANVACALGALEHETAVLSRVGHDDAAELIVDSLQGYGVDVSAIQRGSADSSYTLVLRGPDGNRMIVAGGDSVPELRLGERDRDRLQAADGVFTSAYAPDRVVSELVELRRAGDIARLVFDLSGPLSELEGRGTAPETIDALAGTADLFITNEVAARSYLERAPEDAARRLNEAGAARVAVTAGSDGAYLAESGTDPIHVPAVGRDVVDTTGAGDQFTAALTHAWVLDGQSPAEAGRTAATAAAQNCTAAGPRGALATPADLRGDR; encoded by the coding sequence ATGGCGTCGATCGTCACCGTCGGTAGCGCTGTCATCGATCGGGTCTACGTCCTCTCGAACCTTCCGGAACCGGACGGGGGAGCGTTCGTCACGGACTACGAGGAACGCGCCGGTGGCGTCGCCGCGAACGTTGCCTGTGCCCTTGGGGCGCTCGAGCACGAGACGGCCGTACTCTCGCGGGTCGGGCACGACGACGCGGCCGAGTTGATCGTCGACTCCCTCCAAGGATACGGCGTCGACGTCAGCGCCATCCAGCGCGGGAGCGCTGATTCCTCGTATACACTCGTCCTCCGCGGGCCGGACGGCAATCGGATGATCGTCGCCGGCGGCGACAGCGTCCCGGAGTTGCGACTCGGCGAGCGTGATCGAGATCGCCTGCAGGCTGCAGACGGCGTGTTTACGAGCGCCTACGCACCGGATCGCGTCGTCAGCGAACTCGTCGAGTTACGTCGCGCGGGCGACATAGCGAGGCTCGTCTTCGACCTTTCTGGGCCCCTTTCGGAACTTGAAGGACGCGGAACGGCTCCGGAGACGATCGACGCGCTTGCTGGGACTGCCGACCTGTTCATCACCAACGAGGTCGCCGCTCGATCGTATCTCGAGCGCGCGCCCGAAGACGCTGCGCGGCGACTCAACGAAGCCGGAGCAGCCCGCGTCGCCGTCACGGCTGGGTCAGACGGCGCGTACCTCGCCGAGAGCGGGACCGATCCGATCCACGTCCCGGCGGTCGGGCGTGACGTGGTCGATACGACCGGCGCTGGCGACCAGTTCACGGCCGCACTGACTCACGCCTGGGTACTCGACGGACAGTCACCGGCCGAGGCAGGACGGACGGCTGCGACGGCAGCGGCCCAAAACTGTACGGCAGCCGGCCCACGAGGGGCACTCGCGACGCCGGCCGATCTACGCGGCGATCGCTAA
- a CDS encoding BtpA/SgcQ family protein: protein MTGGIDADRSVFGMIHLQALPGAPGFDGDREAIRDAMLRDARRLEAAGVDGLMIENFGDAPFYAEDVPKHVVASMTSYVSDLRRETDLPIGVNVLRNDAEAALSIAAAAEASLVRINVHTSARLTDQGVVTGNAPETIRLRDRLEADVSILADVDVKHSAPLAERPLPEEVAELVERGHADGVVASGAGTGHETDRDHLEAVVDARDDLDRDVPVFVGSGVRRDTVAETLDVADGVIVGTDLKESGETTAPVDEDRARELVAAARAD, encoded by the coding sequence ATGACGGGTGGCATCGACGCCGACCGGTCGGTGTTCGGGATGATCCACCTCCAGGCGCTTCCCGGCGCGCCCGGCTTCGACGGGGATCGTGAAGCTATCCGGGACGCGATGCTCCGAGACGCTCGCCGACTCGAGGCCGCGGGCGTCGACGGGTTGATGATCGAGAACTTCGGGGACGCGCCGTTCTATGCCGAGGACGTACCGAAACACGTCGTCGCGTCGATGACCTCTTACGTCAGCGACCTCCGTCGGGAGACGGACCTGCCGATCGGTGTCAACGTCCTCCGAAACGACGCCGAGGCTGCATTGTCGATCGCCGCGGCTGCGGAAGCCTCACTCGTGCGGATCAACGTCCACACCAGCGCGCGCCTGACCGATCAGGGCGTCGTGACCGGGAACGCTCCGGAGACGATCCGCCTCCGTGATCGCCTTGAGGCCGACGTCTCGATCCTGGCCGACGTCGACGTGAAACACTCCGCACCACTTGCAGAGCGCCCGCTGCCCGAGGAAGTTGCCGAACTGGTCGAGCGGGGCCACGCCGACGGGGTCGTCGCCAGTGGGGCCGGAACTGGTCACGAAACCGATCGCGATCATCTCGAGGCTGTCGTCGACGCCCGCGACGACCTCGATCGCGATGTCCCGGTATTCGTCGGCAGCGGTGTCCGACGAGACACGGTCGCGGAGACGCTCGACGTCGCGGACGGCGTCATCGTCGGAACGGACTTGAAAGAAAGCGGCGAGACGACCGCGCCTGTCGACGAAGACCGCGCTCGCGAACTCGTCGCGGCGGCGAGAGCGGATTAG
- a CDS encoding universal stress protein, which yields MALETILLAVREHDDDRTEQLMDAVLEIAEPLDAEVVVGHVLSDDLEEYPSFPTPGRQPHLLSNDEYTEVLDSDDVDDVLANNETIQQVTDKLADADVAYTTRGAAGDPSEGLLALAEDVEADRVVLSGRRRSPTDKVIFGSVAQAVLLDAPCPVTFVRYE from the coding sequence ATGGCACTGGAGACGATCCTGCTTGCCGTCAGGGAGCACGACGACGACCGGACCGAACAGTTGATGGACGCCGTTTTAGAGATCGCGGAACCCCTCGACGCCGAAGTCGTCGTTGGGCACGTCCTCTCGGACGACCTCGAGGAGTACCCGTCGTTCCCGACGCCCGGCAGGCAACCACACCTCCTCTCGAACGACGAGTACACCGAAGTCCTCGACAGTGACGACGTTGACGACGTCCTTGCGAACAACGAGACGATCCAGCAGGTCACCGACAAGCTTGCCGACGCCGATGTTGCGTACACAACCCGCGGTGCTGCGGGCGATCCAAGCGAGGGGTTGCTCGCACTCGCCGAAGATGTCGAAGCCGATAGAGTCGTTCTGAGTGGCCGGCGACGCTCGCCGACCGACAAGGTCATCTTCGGCAGTGTCGCCCAGGCAGTCTTACTCGACGCGCCGTGCCCGGTGACGTTCGTCCGGTACGAGTAA
- a CDS encoding glycoside hydrolase family 2 protein: MELLTYPRETTSLDGIWQAIPDQYENFENIYGDVVDEDDLPTGFSAEPIYEPDASIENDPADFNIYDGYSVEIPSTFGEEIPEFRHYEGWVWFARTFENPLEADDDRAFLRFGAVNYKADVWLNGEKLGSHEGGYTPFSFDVTDELQEGENVVVVRMDNYRYEDGIPNDATDWYNFGGINRSVEVVTVPETYVRNFKVETTLDGEDVVVSISAWVDGADDGTTVDASVPELDQELELTRTASDEAFTGEAVLSREEVSLWSPEDPRLYTVAVTAGADSVSDEVGFREVEVDGSDIFLNGEPIWLRGIALHEESAGKGRALDIEDVEERFEWITELGCNYARLAHYPHTEEMARKADEEGILLWEEVPAYWDIEFGDEAVQDLYRQQLRELIQRDWNRASVALWSIANETDHEDETRNKVLSEMVEYVRGLDDTRLVTAACFADETDDGIEIQDPLEADLDVVGINEYYGWYYGENDDMQHFQEEPDGTPVLISETGGGAKWGKHGDADERWTEEFQADIYRGQTAAVADNDQLSGMAPWILFDFRAPYRQNEYQRGYNRKGVLDQHGRKKQAFHVLRNFYSEQRRQD; the protein is encoded by the coding sequence ATGGAGTTACTAACCTATCCACGAGAGACGACATCTCTCGACGGGATTTGGCAGGCGATCCCGGACCAGTACGAGAACTTCGAGAACATCTACGGCGACGTCGTCGACGAGGACGATCTGCCGACCGGCTTCTCGGCGGAACCGATCTACGAGCCGGACGCCTCGATCGAGAACGACCCAGCGGACTTCAACATCTACGACGGCTATTCCGTCGAGATTCCGTCGACGTTCGGCGAGGAGATCCCCGAGTTCCGCCACTACGAGGGGTGGGTCTGGTTCGCACGGACGTTCGAGAACCCCCTCGAGGCCGACGACGACCGTGCGTTCCTCCGGTTCGGCGCGGTCAATTACAAGGCCGACGTCTGGCTCAACGGCGAGAAACTCGGCTCCCACGAGGGTGGGTACACGCCGTTCAGCTTCGACGTGACCGACGAACTCCAGGAGGGTGAGAACGTCGTGGTCGTCCGCATGGACAACTACCGCTACGAGGACGGCATCCCGAACGACGCCACGGACTGGTACAACTTCGGCGGGATCAACCGGTCGGTCGAGGTCGTCACCGTTCCGGAGACGTACGTCCGGAACTTCAAAGTCGAGACGACGCTCGACGGCGAGGACGTCGTGGTCTCGATCTCGGCCTGGGTCGACGGTGCTGACGACGGGACGACCGTCGACGCGTCTGTACCCGAACTCGATCAGGAACTCGAGTTGACTCGCACGGCGAGCGACGAGGCGTTCACCGGCGAAGCGGTCCTTTCGCGCGAGGAGGTCTCGCTCTGGAGCCCCGAAGATCCCCGGCTGTACACGGTTGCAGTCACGGCGGGCGCGGACAGCGTCTCGGACGAGGTCGGGTTCCGCGAGGTCGAGGTCGACGGGAGCGACATTTTCCTGAACGGCGAACCGATCTGGCTTCGCGGGATCGCACTCCACGAGGAATCGGCCGGGAAGGGGCGCGCGCTCGACATCGAGGACGTCGAGGAACGCTTCGAGTGGATCACCGAATTGGGCTGTAACTACGCTCGACTCGCCCACTACCCCCACACCGAAGAGATGGCCCGCAAGGCCGACGAGGAGGGGATTCTCCTCTGGGAAGAGGTGCCGGCCTACTGGGACATCGAGTTCGGCGACGAGGCGGTCCAGGACCTCTATCGCCAGCAACTTCGGGAACTCATCCAGCGTGACTGGAACCGCGCGTCGGTCGCGCTGTGGTCGATCGCCAACGAGACCGACCACGAGGACGAGACCCGAAACAAGGTCCTCTCGGAGATGGTCGAGTACGTCCGTGGACTCGACGATACCCGGCTCGTGACTGCGGCCTGCTTCGCCGACGAGACCGATGACGGCATCGAGATCCAGGATCCGCTCGAGGCGGACCTAGACGTCGTCGGGATCAACGAGTACTACGGCTGGTATTACGGCGAGAACGACGACATGCAGCACTTCCAGGAAGAACCCGACGGAACGCCGGTACTCATCTCGGAGACGGGCGGCGGCGCGAAGTGGGGCAAGCACGGCGACGCGGACGAGCGCTGGACCGAGGAGTTCCAGGCTGACATCTACCGCGGGCAGACAGCCGCCGTCGCGGACAACGACCAGCTCTCGGGGATGGCCCCGTGGATCCTGTTCGACTTCCGGGCTCCGTACCGCCAGAACGAGTACCAGCGCGGGTACAATCGAAAGGGGGTCCTCGACCAGCACGGCCGGAAGAAACAGGCCTTCCACGTTCTCCGGAATTTCTACAGCGAGCAACGTCGCCAGGACTGA
- a CDS encoding MFS transporter — translation MSTESKSSFTYPRILTLILLGFLPAFSGAMINPTIPSIQATFSHVPNSETLAQLVSTTSAWVVLIAAPTTGYLLDRYARKPILLAAVIIFGAGTSVAFFLDSIYLILATRIFDGIAIAAINVTVPTLITDYYSDGRRESVMGYFTAATSGGGVIAALLGGYIAGSIGWRYIFLVYAVALLFVPFIIRYLTEPDVTKTTSDDEVGRIEAAINIVRNNPAWLLISIYVLVLLAMLTTNLVQIEVPYYLTGGLDVGDGQVGIILSSVSLVAFAMSSLYGQIKQRLRHITIMALSFGVSSVGFIAIATFDTLLPVYLGILTSAVGFGLILPAANDWVAKVVDPEYRGRALSGVTMFMYGGFALSPFLPNPLIDAFGRLGMLRVAGVFLAVVALGLFGLWFRSRDISDEETVLADD, via the coding sequence ATGTCAACAGAATCAAAGAGTTCGTTCACATACCCACGGATACTGACGCTAATTCTCCTTGGGTTCCTTCCTGCGTTCTCCGGGGCGATGATCAACCCGACGATCCCGTCGATTCAGGCGACGTTCTCCCACGTTCCAAACTCGGAGACGCTCGCACAGCTCGTAAGCACGACGTCGGCGTGGGTCGTCCTCATCGCCGCTCCCACGACCGGGTACCTGCTCGATCGGTACGCCCGAAAACCGATCTTACTCGCGGCCGTCATCATCTTCGGTGCCGGAACGAGTGTTGCGTTCTTCCTCGATTCGATCTACCTGATCCTCGCCACACGCATTTTCGACGGGATCGCCATCGCCGCGATCAACGTTACCGTCCCGACGCTCATCACGGACTATTACTCGGACGGCCGCCGGGAGTCCGTGATGGGATACTTCACTGCAGCGACGTCAGGTGGCGGCGTGATCGCGGCACTGCTCGGTGGATACATCGCCGGTTCGATCGGATGGCGGTACATCTTCCTCGTCTACGCGGTCGCGTTGTTGTTCGTCCCGTTCATCATCCGGTATCTGACTGAACCGGACGTCACCAAAACGACTAGCGACGACGAGGTCGGCCGCATCGAAGCAGCGATCAATATCGTCCGCAACAACCCGGCCTGGTTGCTCATCTCGATTTACGTTCTCGTCTTGCTCGCAATGTTGACGACCAACCTCGTCCAGATCGAGGTCCCCTACTATCTCACTGGGGGTCTTGACGTGGGCGATGGCCAGGTCGGGATCATCCTATCGAGCGTCTCCCTCGTCGCGTTCGCCATGTCTTCTCTCTATGGCCAAATCAAGCAACGCCTCCGCCACATCACCATTATGGCGTTGTCCTTTGGAGTCTCCTCGGTTGGATTCATCGCCATTGCCACGTTTGACACGTTGTTGCCGGTCTACCTCGGTATTCTGACCTCCGCAGTCGGGTTTGGTCTCATCCTCCCGGCAGCGAACGACTGGGTCGCAAAGGTCGTCGACCCGGAATACCGCGGTCGTGCGCTCAGTGGCGTTACGATGTTCATGTACGGTGGCTTCGCGCTCTCGCCGTTCCTTCCGAACCCCCTCATCGACGCGTTCGGCCGCCTGGGGATGCTTCGTGTCGCTGGCGTCTTCCTGGCGGTCGTCGCTCTTGGCCTCTTTGGCCTCTGGTTCAGAAGCCGCGACATTTCTGACGAGGAAACCGTCCTCGCTGACGACTGA